A stretch of the Nitratifractor salsuginis DSM 16511 genome encodes the following:
- the trxC gene encoding thioredoxin TrxC: MSTIQVVCPHCLKVNRLPKKDHYNKANCGYCKQSLLDNKPIEADAQTFQYILEKSDLPVVVDFWAPWCGPCRMMAPAFAEAAAKMPLQAQFVKVNTEENPQVSAQFGIRGIPTMILFKNGREVDRISGALGADQIIQWIRSRA; this comes from the coding sequence ATGTCTACCATTCAAGTCGTATGCCCCCATTGCCTTAAAGTCAACAGACTTCCAAAAAAAGATCATTACAACAAAGCCAACTGCGGTTACTGCAAACAGTCGCTTTTGGACAACAAGCCGATCGAAGCCGATGCGCAGACTTTTCAATATATTCTGGAGAAAAGTGATCTGCCGGTCGTCGTCGATTTCTGGGCGCCTTGGTGCGGTCCCTGCCGTATGATGGCCCCGGCCTTTGCCGAGGCGGCGGCCAAGATGCCGCTGCAGGCCCAGTTCGTCAAAGTCAATACCGAGGAGAATCCCCAGGTGAGCGCCCAGTTCGGTATCCGGGGAATCCCCACGATGATCCTTTTCAAAAACGGCCGGGAAGTGGACCGCATTAGCGGTGCGCTTGGAGCCGATCAGATCATCCAGTGGATCCGCAGCCGTGCTTAG
- a CDS encoding ATP-binding protein, whose product MNKRFQKSIFSIILFLLVLLIGGLGWYAYQSYLKYHKDQTVAKQVHSIENGDTFIQALSRERMLSSVYLARKDKTTLSELKKVRVKVDQLLETLKADAKQFGNSDRYIRTLGTIASEIRSVRSRVDALSQEYGDILANEFEQRIFRPVVSAYQKVAASFVEPSLKSSFVLGAQLSSVYATEDLERDYLLYKIITGRKMSREDLKTWDRLISIDALPLLAEIKDAELRNKLLNTLQPLLFAEEINPKREKLLYGINDGKYPLDAKNWTAATDKRLNKLALASSNIYKLATERINTRLETEKSRMIQYAIAAVFFLILLMILAVIFYNVTKESRLLDETLKNIQFELDPQKKRELQRIVASRDLAAIYKFLGETIVEANKAKDLFLANMSHEIRTPLNGIVGFTQLLKNTPLSPDQQEFISVIENSSDNLLSIVNDILDLSKINADKIELEQIAFNAIEKFEDAVESYGAKAAEKNIDFGLFVDPSIPKTLVGDPTKISQVIVNLVSNAIKFTNSNGDVEVLIEKTNETDKDATIYFAVRDTGIGITEEQKAKIFGAFSQADAGTSRKYGGTGLGLAISSKLVEKMGGKLDIESEPGKGSTFFFTLTLPKGPDQAKEIPDFHGVSAAAVLPETVKERVTMRNLQRYAEFLGIDFRMLSYSELFALPAEELPDALFIEHQYARRGEELNKFLDLDTRVVLITTGILKKAAESVRDRVSKIIYKPLNYHKTVRAIESALEWKKQPRPQAAAPQKEEEEGFKDLKILVAEDNPINQKLIRTTLEQFGADVTLASNGKEAFELRKQNDYDLIFMDIQMPVMNGIEATREILHYEQVNHLPHIPIVALTANALTGDRERYLEAGLDNYIPKPINIPELKQIISLYYQEKPKHPSAPEKSEKGKGIEREAAHQTKRTEQREEAATTQEKVAESETAVIEETPSQEPREKGKEVDVLLYVRSPILEKIYERILQKQGFSVEGVSDENDLIEAMDRKRYRYILIDSANLDPDDSECLLIETLVEAGVEPYILVNDGEKLPYNCAETIHVPRFAEEIREQLQKAS is encoded by the coding sequence ATGAATAAACGATTTCAAAAGAGTATTTTTTCCATCATCCTTTTTCTGCTTGTCCTTTTGATCGGAGGATTGGGTTGGTATGCCTATCAGAGCTATCTCAAATATCATAAAGATCAAACTGTTGCCAAGCAGGTCCACTCGATCGAAAATGGAGATACGTTCATTCAGGCATTGAGCCGTGAGCGTATGCTGAGCAGTGTCTATCTGGCCCGGAAGGACAAGACCACACTCTCAGAGCTCAAAAAGGTACGGGTCAAAGTCGATCAGCTCCTGGAGACGTTGAAAGCGGATGCCAAACAGTTCGGAAACTCCGATCGATATATTCGGACGCTCGGTACCATCGCTTCGGAGATACGGTCAGTACGGTCAAGAGTGGATGCTCTCTCCCAGGAATATGGGGACATCCTGGCCAATGAGTTCGAACAGAGGATTTTCAGACCGGTTGTGTCGGCTTATCAAAAAGTCGCCGCAAGTTTCGTGGAACCCTCTTTGAAATCCTCCTTTGTCCTGGGGGCGCAGTTGAGCTCCGTCTATGCCACAGAGGATCTGGAACGGGATTATCTGCTCTACAAGATCATCACGGGACGCAAGATGAGCAGAGAGGATCTGAAGACCTGGGATCGTCTGATCTCCATCGATGCCCTTCCTCTTTTGGCAGAGATCAAGGATGCCGAGCTTCGTAACAAACTTCTGAATACTCTGCAGCCGCTCCTGTTTGCCGAAGAGATCAATCCTAAACGCGAGAAGCTTCTTTACGGGATCAATGACGGAAAATACCCCCTCGATGCCAAAAACTGGACGGCGGCAACCGACAAGCGGCTCAACAAATTGGCCCTGGCCAGCAGCAACATTTACAAATTGGCTACTGAGCGGATCAATACCCGGCTGGAGACCGAAAAGAGCCGGATGATCCAATATGCGATTGCGGCTGTCTTCTTCCTTATTCTGCTGATGATCCTCGCGGTGATTTTCTATAATGTCACCAAAGAGTCCCGCCTACTCGACGAAACACTCAAAAACATTCAGTTCGAGCTTGATCCGCAGAAAAAGAGAGAGCTGCAGCGCATCGTCGCAAGTCGGGATCTTGCTGCGATCTACAAATTTTTGGGAGAGACCATCGTCGAGGCGAACAAAGCCAAAGACCTCTTCCTGGCCAATATGTCTCACGAGATCCGCACCCCGCTCAACGGTATCGTCGGCTTTACTCAGCTGCTGAAGAATACGCCGTTGAGCCCTGATCAGCAGGAGTTCATCTCGGTGATCGAAAACAGTTCGGACAACCTGTTGAGTATCGTGAACGATATTCTGGACCTCTCCAAGATCAATGCCGACAAGATCGAGTTGGAGCAGATCGCGTTCAATGCCATCGAGAAATTCGAGGATGCTGTCGAATCCTACGGGGCCAAGGCTGCCGAAAAGAATATCGACTTTGGATTGTTTGTCGATCCCAGCATCCCCAAGACCCTGGTCGGAGATCCGACCAAAATTTCCCAGGTCATCGTCAACCTGGTGAGCAACGCGATCAAATTCACCAATTCCAATGGAGATGTCGAAGTTCTCATCGAAAAGACCAACGAAACCGACAAAGACGCGACGATCTATTTCGCGGTGCGCGATACGGGAATCGGGATTACCGAAGAGCAGAAGGCGAAGATCTTTGGCGCCTTTTCCCAGGCAGACGCAGGGACCAGCCGGAAATACGGCGGAACCGGTCTGGGGCTTGCCATCTCCAGCAAACTGGTCGAAAAGATGGGAGGCAAGCTCGATATCGAGAGTGAACCGGGCAAGGGATCGACCTTCTTCTTTACGCTGACACTCCCCAAAGGACCGGATCAGGCGAAAGAGATTCCTGATTTCCACGGTGTCAGTGCAGCAGCCGTTCTCCCTGAAACAGTCAAGGAACGGGTTACAATGCGCAATCTCCAGCGCTATGCGGAATTCCTGGGTATCGATTTCAGGATGCTCTCCTATTCAGAGCTCTTCGCCCTGCCGGCAGAAGAGTTGCCCGACGCTCTCTTTATTGAGCATCAGTACGCCCGTCGTGGTGAAGAATTGAATAAATTTCTGGATCTGGATACCCGTGTGGTCCTGATTACGACTGGTATTCTTAAAAAAGCGGCGGAATCCGTCCGTGATCGGGTTAGCAAAATCATTTACAAGCCTCTGAACTATCATAAGACGGTTCGTGCTATCGAGAGTGCCTTGGAGTGGAAAAAACAGCCCAGGCCCCAGGCAGCCGCACCTCAGAAGGAGGAGGAAGAGGGCTTCAAAGATCTCAAGATCCTGGTCGCCGAGGACAATCCGATCAACCAGAAATTGATCCGGACGACTCTGGAGCAATTCGGTGCCGATGTCACCCTGGCTTCTAACGGAAAAGAGGCGTTTGAACTACGGAAGCAGAATGACTACGATCTGATCTTTATGGATATCCAGATGCCGGTAATGAACGGGATCGAAGCGACGCGGGAGATCCTGCACTATGAGCAGGTGAATCATCTGCCTCATATCCCCATTGTCGCGCTGACTGCCAACGCGCTGACGGGAGATCGGGAACGATATCTCGAAGCTGGACTGGACAATTATATCCCCAAGCCGATCAACATTCCCGAACTGAAACAGATCATCAGCCTCTATTATCAGGAAAAGCCCAAGCACCCGTCTGCGCCCGAGAAATCCGAAAAGGGTAAGGGTATTGAGCGCGAGGCCGCCCACCAGACCAAGCGTACCGAGCAGAGAGAAGAAGCGGCTACGACGCAGGAAAAGGTGGCGGAGAGTGAAACGGCTGTCATAGAGGAGACTCCTAGCCAAGAGCCTCGGGAAAAAGGGAAAGAGGTAGACGTCTTGCTCTATGTCCGTTCTCCGATCCTCGAAAAGATCTATGAGCGGATCTTGCAGAAGCAGGGGTTCAGCGTCGAAGGGGTGAGCGATGAAAACGATCTTATCGAGGCGATGGATCGAAAGCGATACCGTTACATTCTCATCGACAGTGCCAACCTCGATCCGGACGATTCCGAATGTCTGCTGATCGAAACCCTGGTAGAGGCCGGGGTCGAACCCTATATCCTGGTGAACGACGGAGAGAAATTGCCCTATAACTGTGCGGAGACGATCCACGTTCCCCGCTTTGCCGAGGAAATCAGGGAACAATTGCAGAAGGCAAGCTAA
- a CDS encoding sensor histidine kinase: protein MLRSERKSLRRFLFLYSLLMFGLFVLGSTLYYRNQEQLMLLRTKSRMMEYATEQIHRLRRLHEHFPKENRYPRDERFRSAIYDLEHVRIFSTLRNPHVDFLGDIYTVGDVIHYVKVLDLYYLGAKYLFIEVPRDHSWMNGVWRRILLTGAVLGLVLALLGYYLARLFVRPMRQSIRLLDDFIHDTTHELNTPLSSILANIEMIDAASMPPEDRRRLERIGVAARTVSTLYEDLKFVTLERHRPTRDENLDLDRLLGERLDYFDLLLRSKNLKLESHIQPVTIRADRRLLARVLDNLLSNAVKYNRRGGTLQVSLTPGELRVADTGGGMEPEEVEQIFERYRRFNDTEGGFGLGLDIVKGIVDHYGWKIEVHSQKGKGTEVILRWEANRE, encoded by the coding sequence GTGCTGCGGAGTGAACGCAAGAGCCTTCGGCGTTTTCTTTTTCTCTACAGCCTCCTGATGTTCGGACTTTTTGTACTGGGAAGCACCCTCTATTACCGCAATCAAGAGCAGCTGATGCTTCTGCGGACCAAAAGCCGGATGATGGAGTACGCCACGGAGCAGATCCACCGGCTCAGACGCCTCCATGAACATTTTCCGAAAGAAAACCGCTATCCAAGGGACGAGCGTTTCCGAAGCGCCATCTACGACCTGGAGCATGTCAGGATCTTCTCCACGCTGCGCAACCCTCACGTCGATTTCCTGGGAGATATCTACACCGTCGGGGATGTGATCCACTATGTCAAAGTCCTCGACCTCTACTATCTGGGGGCTAAATACCTCTTCATCGAAGTGCCCAGGGATCACTCGTGGATGAACGGGGTTTGGCGACGCATTCTTCTCACCGGTGCCGTTTTGGGATTGGTCTTGGCGCTGCTGGGGTATTATCTGGCCCGTCTTTTTGTGCGGCCTATGCGCCAGTCGATCCGGCTTTTGGACGATTTTATCCACGATACCACCCACGAGCTCAATACCCCCCTCTCTTCGATCCTGGCCAATATCGAGATGATCGATGCCGCCTCGATGCCCCCGGAGGATCGGCGACGCCTGGAGCGTATCGGGGTGGCGGCGCGCACCGTCTCGACCCTCTATGAGGATCTGAAATTCGTGACCCTGGAGCGCCATCGCCCCACCCGGGATGAAAATCTCGATCTGGATCGGCTGCTTGGAGAGCGCCTGGACTATTTCGATCTGCTGCTGCGTTCGAAAAACCTGAAGCTCGAAAGCCATATCCAACCCGTCACGATCCGGGCCGATCGACGACTGCTGGCACGGGTCCTCGACAATCTCCTCTCCAATGCCGTGAAATACAACCGCCGGGGAGGCACGCTCCAAGTCTCTCTCACGCCCGGAGAGTTGAGGGTCGCCGATACGGGCGGGGGGATGGAGCCGGAGGAGGTCGAGCAGATCTTCGAGCGCTACCGGCGTTTCAACGACACTGAGGGGGGCTTCGGCCTGGGGCTCGATATCGTCAAAGGGATCGTCGATCATTACGGCTGGAAGATCGAAGTACATTCACAAAAGGGTAAGGGGACGGAAGTGATCTTGCGATGGGAGGCCAATCGTGAATAG
- a CDS encoding response regulator transcription factor has product MASKKLLVLEDDANLSATLCDYLESAGYEVVPAYDGEEAQDRLYEQSFDLLLLDVNTPGVNGFDFLKEAREQGTETPAIFITARRSVEDLEEGFRSGADDYLRKPFELKELKIRIETLLQRRVKHPASSRISLGNGWEYDPASGRLFGSGGEEELLGRKEARLLELFVTHPGEVLSHERIYERLWDYGENPSDSALRTYIKNLRKRIGKERIVSLKKQGYLYRAAE; this is encoded by the coding sequence ATGGCATCAAAAAAACTTCTGGTATTGGAAGATGACGCCAATTTGAGTGCAACGCTTTGTGATTATCTGGAGAGTGCCGGATACGAGGTTGTCCCGGCCTATGACGGCGAAGAGGCCCAGGACCGCCTCTATGAACAATCCTTCGACCTGCTGCTGCTGGATGTCAACACGCCGGGGGTCAACGGATTCGATTTTCTCAAAGAGGCCAGAGAGCAGGGGACGGAGACACCGGCGATCTTCATCACGGCACGCCGGAGTGTGGAGGACCTGGAAGAGGGCTTCCGCAGCGGTGCCGACGACTATCTGCGCAAACCTTTTGAACTCAAAGAGCTCAAAATTCGGATCGAGACCCTTCTGCAGCGCCGCGTAAAACACCCCGCCTCTTCAAGGATCTCTCTGGGGAACGGCTGGGAATACGATCCCGCTTCGGGACGGCTTTTCGGCTCCGGGGGTGAAGAGGAGCTGCTGGGGCGCAAAGAGGCCCGCCTATTGGAGCTTTTCGTCACCCATCCCGGGGAAGTGCTCTCCCATGAACGGATTTATGAGCGGCTTTGGGATTATGGGGAGAACCCCAGCGACAGCGCTCTGAGAACCTACATCAAAAACCTGCGTAAACGCATCGGCAAAGAACGGATCGTCAGCCTCAAAAAACAGGGGTATCTCTATCGTGCTGCGGAGTGA